The proteins below are encoded in one region of Coffea arabica cultivar ET-39 chromosome 4c, Coffea Arabica ET-39 HiFi, whole genome shotgun sequence:
- the LOC113738634 gene encoding uncharacterized protein isoform X2 — protein sequence MAACGFGASGLEISSLNLGSARPKFSALQPLNGFPVGILKFNQFDGLEIVSARSRRAVAGCKFSASEAIYDSPEGIRSSNGASKLILNSFEVESLIKEVCDTTSIAELELKLGGFRLYVMRNLAVPTPASAPISVNTAIDVPNENGSSSSTSLAISKSEPSPSDIQTSLVKAADEGLVMLQSPRVGFFRRSRTIKGKRAPPSCKKKQQVKEGQVLCFIEQLGGEIPIESDVSGEVVKILREDGEPVGYGDALIAILPSFPGIKNL from the exons ATGGCTGCAT GTGGTTTTGGGGCTTCAGGACTTGAGATATCAAGCTTGAATCTGGGTTCTGCTAGACCCAAGTTCAGTGCATTACAGCCCTTGAATGGTTTTCCAGTAGGAATTTTAAAATTCAATCAGTTTGATGGCTTGGAAATAGTATCGGCTAGGTCGAGAAGGGCTGTTGCAGGGTGCAAATTTTCAGCTTCTGAGGCTATCT ATGATTCTCCTGAAGGTATTAGATCCTCTAATGGAGCGAGCAAACTCATTCTGAATTCATTCGAG GTGGAATCACTCATCAAGGAAGTATGTGATACAACCTCAATTGCGGAGCTTGAACTAAAA CTTGGTGGATTTAGACTGTATGTGATGAGGAACTTGGCTGTGCCAACTCCAGCTTCTGCTCCAATTAGTGTTAATACAGCCATTGATGTACCTAATGAGAATGGATCTTCGTCATCAACATCCTTGGCCATCTCCAAATCGGAACCTTCTCCAAGTGATATACAGACATCACTGGTTAAGGCAGCAGATGAAGGCCTTGTGATGCTTCAATCTCCAAGG GTGGGATTTTTTAGGAGATCAAGGACTATAAAGGGAAAGCGTGCTCCTCCGTCTTGTAAAAAG AAGCAACAGGTAAAAGAGGGCCAAGTGCTATGCTTCATTGAACAGCTGGGCGGCGAGATTCCTATCGAG TCTGACGTATCTGGAGAGGTTGTCAAAATACTTCGAGAAGACGGTG AACCTGTTGGATACGGTGATGCTCTTATTGCAATCCTTCCTTCATTCCCAGGGATAAAGAATCTCTAG
- the LOC113738634 gene encoding uncharacterized protein isoform X1, producing the protein MAACGFGASGLEISSLNLGSARPKFSALQPLNGFPVGILKFNQFDGLEIVSARSRRAVAGCKFSASEAILTITAKTDDSPEGIRSSNGASKLILNSFEVESLIKEVCDTTSIAELELKLGGFRLYVMRNLAVPTPASAPISVNTAIDVPNENGSSSSTSLAISKSEPSPSDIQTSLVKAADEGLVMLQSPRVGFFRRSRTIKGKRAPPSCKKKQQVKEGQVLCFIEQLGGEIPIESDVSGEVVKILREDGEPVGYGDALIAILPSFPGIKNL; encoded by the exons ATGGCTGCAT GTGGTTTTGGGGCTTCAGGACTTGAGATATCAAGCTTGAATCTGGGTTCTGCTAGACCCAAGTTCAGTGCATTACAGCCCTTGAATGGTTTTCCAGTAGGAATTTTAAAATTCAATCAGTTTGATGGCTTGGAAATAGTATCGGCTAGGTCGAGAAGGGCTGTTGCAGGGTGCAAATTTTCAGCTTCTGAGGCTATCT TGACGATCACTGCAAAAACAGATGATTCTCCTGAAGGTATTAGATCCTCTAATGGAGCGAGCAAACTCATTCTGAATTCATTCGAG GTGGAATCACTCATCAAGGAAGTATGTGATACAACCTCAATTGCGGAGCTTGAACTAAAA CTTGGTGGATTTAGACTGTATGTGATGAGGAACTTGGCTGTGCCAACTCCAGCTTCTGCTCCAATTAGTGTTAATACAGCCATTGATGTACCTAATGAGAATGGATCTTCGTCATCAACATCCTTGGCCATCTCCAAATCGGAACCTTCTCCAAGTGATATACAGACATCACTGGTTAAGGCAGCAGATGAAGGCCTTGTGATGCTTCAATCTCCAAGG GTGGGATTTTTTAGGAGATCAAGGACTATAAAGGGAAAGCGTGCTCCTCCGTCTTGTAAAAAG AAGCAACAGGTAAAAGAGGGCCAAGTGCTATGCTTCATTGAACAGCTGGGCGGCGAGATTCCTATCGAG TCTGACGTATCTGGAGAGGTTGTCAAAATACTTCGAGAAGACGGTG AACCTGTTGGATACGGTGATGCTCTTATTGCAATCCTTCCTTCATTCCCAGGGATAAAGAATCTCTAG